From the genome of Leptospira koniambonensis:
AGATCTGGAATATCCTAAAAGGAGATATGAGTATTGTAGGCCCTCGGCCTTTGACAGAAGAGGATGTTCTGAGATTAGGCTGGGGTGGGGAAGGTCTTAAAAGTAGATGGTTCATTCGTCCTGGGATTACTGGACTTTCTCAATTGTATTCAGGAAGAGGATCTAAATATTCTATTTGTTTCGATCTTTCTTATCTTAAAAATAGGAATTTTTTCTTAGATCTTAAGATCGTAATTTTAACATTGGTGATGAATCTTTTCGGTAAGAAAAGAATTAGAAATTTATTATGGAGTCGTCTTAAAAAAAGAGATCGAGGATTCCATTGGGGAAATTGGGCCAAACATTTCAAAAAGAACGTAGATCGTCCTTATCCTATCGTCCAAGAGCAGGTCATTGGTTTTATTCCTCAAAAGAGACTTCCTGTAGCTAAATCTCTTGCAATCTTTCAGTTGGGAGAATCAGGAGAAGGCAGGATCGCAAAAGATATAGACAATGTAAATATTTACGGAGTAGATCCAAATTATAGAGAAGCACTTAAACTTTTTGTAAAAGAAGAAGGACGGCATGCTCGTATTTTAGGGGACTGCGTTCGTGCGTTAAGAGGAGAACTGATCCAGGCCAATTGGACTGAAAAACTTTTTCATTTTGGAAGGAGACTTTTAGGAACTAGACTTAAACTAA
Proteins encoded in this window:
- a CDS encoding sugar transferase produces the protein MKRILEIFLALVALLVFSLVLIGISLQIFFFAPGPVFFLQERLGKGKKIFRIWKFRTLKDGVPTRIGSILRSTGLDELPQIWNILKGDMSIVGPRPLTEEDVLRLGWGGEGLKSRWFIRPGITGLSQLYSGRGSKYSICFDLSYLKNRNFFLDLKIVILTLVMNLFGKKRIRNLLWSRLKKRDRGFHWGNWAKHFKKNVDRPYPIVQEQVIGFIPQKRLPVAKSLAIFQLGESGEGRIAKDIDNVNIYGVDPNYREALKLFVKEEGRHARILGDCVRALRGELIQANWTEKLFHFGRRLLGTRLKLMVLLVAEVIGICFYKKIAEKIPFGSVKNALLHIAEDEEKHLIFHCTFFKIRLKNPVTRFLFKIMWRFLSLVACLSVLMDHRKTFKALEIPIKECYLQFKNISRNTERKILQTFFA